GAGCGTGACGAGCTCGCGCAGTTGGGGAGCGCCGCGCGCGCCGGGGTGGGCGCCGAGGTAACTGGTGAGGGCTTCGACGCGCAGCAGGCGGCGGTGCAGCAGGGCGTCAAGCGCGGCGAGTGCGTCGGCGCGCGGCAGCAACCGACCCAAGTCGAAAGCGGTACGCACCTCGACGGTCAGCGGTACGCCGCCGAACAGCGTCGTGATGTCGGTCGGGTCGAGTGCGTAGTGGTGCACCACGACGCGGTGGTGGGGTTTCGGCCGGACAGATCGGGGCAGGGTGACGTGCACTGGGCCGCCACCACGGGGGAGCAGGTCAACGCCCCACAGGAACGCTGCGCTCAGTCCGCTGACCGCCCCGCCGACCGGCAGCTTCACCGCTACCGCCTCGCACCACATCCGGTGGTCTTCGGCGTCGAACGCCGCCGCCTGCACGTAGACGTCGGGAAGCAGCCGTCGCCAGGTGGGTCCGCGCAGCATTTGCCAGGTGGCCAGGCCGGACGCGACCGCACGACTACCGGAGAACGGGGCCGACCTCAGCTCACGCGGAATCCTGGCGGCGTAGGACATCGGCAGAGCCTGCCCGACGCCGAACGCCGACCGCAGCCCCGGTGGCCGGTTACGTCACCGATCCGACTGTTCCCGCACGAAGACACCCTCGCCCTGCCGGCCTTCGATCAGACCTTCGGCCTTGAGGATCAGCAGGGCTGTCCTAACCGAGCCGTACGACACGCCGTAGTGGTCGATGAGCCCCTGCGTCGTCGGCAGTTGATCACCAGGACGCAGCTCGCCTGCCTGGATCTGGTCCCGGATGGCGGAAGCCACGCGTTCGTACTTGGGCATGGTCATGTCGGTGGTCTCCCTGGCTCGCACCGCCAAGTAGACCACCGAAGATCGACAGCGTCTATTACGTCGACAGTGTCGACAATGTCGACGCTCTGTCGTAACCTCGGTATTGCTCTCCTTGGCTCGCAACCGGGTGGAGCGGGTTTTGTAGGCGGCCCGGGTGGAGTTGGCGCTCCAGGATCCCGGGCCTTGACCGGGAGAGGACCCCGGCCCATGAGCAATCTACCGAAGCGTGCCCATCCGCCGTGGTGCCTGCGCGGCTCGGACTGCGCCACCACGCCCGAGAGCCCAGCCTGGCACTCCTCCCGGCTCCTCCGAGTGCCCGCAGCTGAGCACTCCTGCGTCGACATCGCGGTCGGCCGCTGGCAGCTCGACTCTGCCCAGCTGTCCCAGGCGCTGGCGGGTGGCGTACTGCTGGAGTTCCGGCTCGGTGACGACGTCGACCAGTGGCCGGTCGACCGGGCGCAGGCACTTGCCCTGACCGGGATCATCCCGCGACTGCTGCGCGGCGACGCGGCAACACCACTGCGCGGCGACGGGGCAACCCCGTACCGGTGGGCCGCCTGACCTCGGCGCAGCGGGCGGGGCGGATAGGCTGGTAGGCCTGACCCCCCGCCCGGACCGGGCGCGGGGCTGTCGTCGCGTGCGCCCCCGAGCGCGCGCGTCCACACAGCAAGGCGTATCCCACCGCGAAGGTTGTGATCATGACCGCGCTCGCCGGCCTGCTCAGTGCCGCTCTCGCCGATCCCGCCCTGACCCGGGTACGGGAGCTGGCCAAGGTTGCCACGCCAGAAAAGGACGGGCTGGACGTCACCGCGCCACCGGCGCTGCGCCCGTTCACCGTCGCCGCGGTGGCCGCCGAGGCGACGGCCGGCGGCGCGGGGCGGCCGGTGCTGGCGGTCACCGCGACCAGCCGGGAGGCCGACGACCTGGCCGCCGCCCTCGGCGACCTGCTGCCGGCCGGTCAGGTGGCGGTCTTCCCCAGCTGGGAGACGCTGCCGCACGAGCGGCTGTCACCACGATCGGACACCGTCGGGCGGCGGCTCGCCGTACTACGTCGGCTGGCGCACCCCGACGCGGACACCGGCCCGACGGCCAGCGGTGACGCCACCGGGCAAGGGCTATTGCGGGTGGTCGTGGCGCCGGTCCGCTCCGTCCTGCAGCCGCAGCTCAAAGGGCTCGGCGACCTGGAACCCGTCCAGCTGGCACCGGGCCGGGCGGCCAGCCTGGAGGAGACCGTCGACCGCCTCGTCGGTATGGCGTACGCGCGGGTCGACCTGGTCACCAAGCGCGGTGAATTCGCCGTCCGTGGCGGCATCCTGGACGTGTTCCCGCCGACCGACGAGCACCCGTCCCGGGTCGAGTTCTGGGGCGACGACGTGGAGGAGATTCGTACCTTCGCCGTCGCCGACCAGCGCACCATCGAAGCCGTCGACCAGCTGTGGGCACCGCCCTGCCGCGAGTTGCTGCTCACCGATCCGGTCCGGCGGCGGGCCGCCGAGCTGACGCAGCAGCACCCCGAGCTCGGCGAGATCCTGGACAAGTTGGCCGAGGGCATCCCGGTCGAAGGCATGGAGTCCCTCGCCCCGGCTCTGCTCGACGGCACCGACAGCATGGAGCTGCTGCTGCACTGCATGCCGGCCGACACCCACGTACTGCTCTGCGACCCG
The sequence above is a segment of the Solwaraspora sp. WMMD406 genome. Coding sequences within it:
- a CDS encoding DUF559 domain-containing protein; translated protein: MSYAARIPRELRSAPFSGSRAVASGLATWQMLRGPTWRRLLPDVYVQAAAFDAEDHRMWCEAVAVKLPVGGAVSGLSAAFLWGVDLLPRGGGPVHVTLPRSVRPKPHHRVVVHHYALDPTDITTLFGGVPLTVEVRTAFDLGRLLPRADALAALDALLHRRLLRVEALTSYLGAHPGARGAPQLRELVTLAEPRTESPMESRLRLLLHDAGLPRPTAQYEVRLPAGRVIARMDLAYPQWRIAIEYEGDHHRERATFRRDISRYNALRAAGWLTLRFTADDVIWQSGQLIQSVREAIAERR
- a CDS encoding winged helix-turn-helix domain-containing protein; this encodes MTMPKYERVASAIRDQIQAGELRPGDQLPTTQGLIDHYGVSYGSVRTALLILKAEGLIEGRQGEGVFVREQSDR